One Megasphaera vaginalis (ex Bordigoni et al. 2020) genomic region harbors:
- the queF gene encoding preQ(1) synthase codes for MNDTEGLTRLGSRHTAYEKAYNPDVLEVFINKHRDHDYFVKFNCPEFTSLCPITGQPDFAALTIAYVPDVKMVESKSLKLYLFSFRNHGAFHEDCVNVIMKDLINCMEPRYIEVWGRFLPRGGISIDPYCNYGKAGTKWEDIAWKRLAGHDLVPERVDNR; via the coding sequence ATGAACGATACGGAAGGGTTGACACGACTCGGCAGTCGGCATACGGCCTATGAAAAGGCCTACAATCCCGATGTGCTGGAAGTTTTTATCAACAAGCACCGTGATCATGATTACTTCGTTAAATTCAACTGTCCCGAATTTACCAGTCTCTGTCCGATAACGGGACAGCCTGATTTTGCGGCTTTGACTATTGCCTATGTGCCGGACGTGAAGATGGTTGAAAGCAAAAGTTTGAAGCTGTACCTGTTTTCTTTCCGCAATCACGGCGCCTTTCACGAAGACTGTGTTAATGTCATCATGAAAGATCTCATCAACTGTATGGAACCGCGTTATATTGAAGTATGGGGGCGTTTTCTGCCACGCGGCGGGATTTCCATTGACCCCTACTGCAATTACGGCAAGGCGGGAACGAAATGGGAAGATATCGCTTGGAAACGTCTGGCTGGACACGATCTGGTCCCTGAACGGGTTGACAATCGCTGA
- the guaA gene encoding glutamine-hydrolyzing GMP synthase has product MKGEELIIVVDFGGQYNQLIARRVRENHVYCEVYPYGKAVNKIKELQPQGIIFTGGPASVYEEKAPKISEEVFNLGIPVLGLCYGMQFMAQTLGGVVEQAELREFGKTPTAVDTASPLFKGLSAEEIVWMSHTDYVASIPAGFEIIAHTANCPVAAMQHTERRLYAMQYHPEVLHTEHGKEMLRNFLTEVCGCSGKWTMANYAKAAVANVRETVGDGKVVLALSGGVDSSVAAALISKAVGSQLTCIFVDHGLMRKNEGDEVEAAFRHSGMNFIRVDASARFLGKLKGITDPEQKRKIIGEEFIRVFEDEGRKIGAVDFLAQGTIYPDVIESGTGDAAVIKSHHNVGGLPAVVDFKGLIEPLRNLFKDEVRELGAELGLPDYLVWRQPFPGPGLAIRVMGEITSEKLAILRDADAIFREEIAKARLDRSINQYFAVLTNNRSVGVMGDFRTYDYTLALRGVTTTDFMTADWARIPYDVLDTISGRIVNEVSHINRIVYDITSKPPSTIEWE; this is encoded by the coding sequence ATGAAGGGCGAAGAACTTATTATCGTTGTTGATTTCGGCGGCCAATACAATCAGCTGATTGCGCGGCGCGTCAGAGAAAATCACGTGTACTGCGAAGTATATCCTTATGGGAAGGCTGTAAATAAGATTAAGGAATTGCAGCCCCAAGGCATTATTTTTACCGGCGGCCCGGCCAGTGTCTATGAAGAAAAGGCGCCGAAAATCAGTGAAGAAGTATTTAATTTGGGGATTCCCGTTCTCGGCCTCTGTTATGGCATGCAATTTATGGCACAGACCCTGGGGGGCGTGGTAGAGCAGGCGGAATTGCGCGAATTCGGCAAGACGCCGACAGCTGTCGATACGGCATCGCCTTTGTTCAAGGGATTGTCTGCTGAAGAGATCGTCTGGATGAGCCATACAGATTACGTTGCATCCATTCCGGCGGGATTTGAAATTATCGCGCATACAGCAAACTGTCCGGTTGCGGCCATGCAACATACGGAACGGCGGCTCTATGCCATGCAATATCATCCGGAAGTCCTGCATACGGAACATGGCAAGGAGATGCTACGTAACTTCCTTACCGAAGTTTGCGGCTGCAGCGGCAAGTGGACGATGGCCAATTATGCCAAGGCCGCTGTTGCCAATGTCCGTGAAACGGTCGGTGACGGTAAAGTCGTTCTCGCGCTCTCCGGCGGTGTCGACAGTTCCGTGGCGGCAGCGCTGATTTCTAAAGCCGTCGGCAGTCAACTGACCTGTATCTTTGTCGATCACGGTCTAATGCGCAAAAATGAAGGCGACGAAGTGGAAGCCGCTTTCCGGCATTCGGGCATGAACTTTATCCGCGTCGATGCGTCGGCGCGCTTTCTCGGCAAACTGAAGGGCATTACCGATCCGGAACAGAAACGAAAAATTATTGGCGAAGAATTTATCCGCGTCTTTGAGGATGAAGGCCGTAAAATCGGCGCCGTTGACTTTCTGGCCCAAGGGACGATCTATCCCGACGTCATCGAGTCGGGCACCGGCGATGCCGCCGTTATCAAAAGTCACCATAACGTCGGCGGCCTGCCGGCAGTCGTTGATTTTAAAGGTCTCATCGAACCGCTGCGCAACCTTTTTAAAGATGAAGTGCGCGAACTTGGCGCCGAACTCGGCTTGCCGGACTATCTCGTCTGGCGGCAGCCGTTTCCGGGGCCTGGCCTCGCCATTCGCGTCATGGGGGAAATTACTTCGGAAAAACTCGCCATTCTCCGTGATGCCGACGCCATCTTCCGCGAAGAAATCGCCAAGGCCCGATTGGATCGCTCCATCAACCAGTACTTTGCCGTTCTCACTAATAACCGCTCCGTTGGCGTCATGGGCGACTTCCGTACCTACGACTATACCTTGGCCCTGCGCGGCGTCACGACGACAGACTTCATGACCGCCGACTGGGCTCGCATCCCTTATGACGTCCTCGACACCATCTCCGGCCGTATCGTTAACGAAGTATCGCACATTAACCGCATTGTTTATGACATAACCAGTAAACCGCCTTCGACGATTGAGTGGGAATAA
- a CDS encoding 4-hydroxy-2-oxovalerate aldolase, which produces MKIMDCTLRDGANVVGAGFSISMTKLIIEGLLNSHITTIEMGHCTGLGSMQNGGKIAPVSDEEYLDAIAPYVRKGHIGMFQSAKNANEKLIHKTAEKGLSFLRIGANAGDGDTAIQAIKMVRNAGLEAKYSLMKAYILTPDQLMEEAKLLESVGVQAITIMDSAGYMFPDQVSEYTKKLKNTVSIPVGFHGHSNLGMAMANALAATTAGADFIDCGLMGMARSAGNITTEGMLALLQRQGSNTKYEFYNLLHFIDNELMPAMLKEGYHNPIAPLDLILGYSGCHSSFIALYKEVAKKKKVDLYKLIVEVSKINQKNPSLELIELTANQIK; this is translated from the coding sequence ATGAAAATTATGGATTGTACACTCCGTGATGGTGCTAATGTAGTCGGCGCTGGATTTTCTATCTCGATGACAAAATTAATAATCGAAGGATTATTGAACAGTCATATCACAACCATTGAAATGGGGCATTGCACTGGACTCGGTAGTATGCAGAACGGTGGAAAAATTGCCCCTGTCTCAGATGAAGAGTATCTCGACGCAATTGCTCCTTACGTCAGAAAAGGTCATATTGGAATGTTCCAATCAGCCAAAAATGCTAACGAAAAGTTGATTCATAAAACCGCAGAAAAAGGGTTAAGTTTTTTACGTATTGGTGCAAATGCCGGTGACGGAGATACTGCTATCCAGGCAATAAAAATGGTTCGTAATGCTGGACTTGAGGCAAAATATAGCTTAATGAAAGCATATATTCTTACTCCTGATCAATTGATGGAAGAAGCAAAATTACTTGAATCTGTCGGTGTACAGGCTATTACTATTATGGACTCTGCTGGATATATGTTTCCTGATCAAGTATCCGAATATACTAAAAAGTTAAAAAATACAGTCTCTATTCCCGTTGGGTTCCATGGCCATAGCAATTTGGGAATGGCCATGGCTAATGCACTCGCAGCCACTACTGCAGGAGCAGATTTCATTGATTGTGGCCTCATGGGAATGGCTCGTAGTGCCGGTAATATTACAACAGAAGGAATGTTAGCCCTACTTCAACGACAAGGTTCCAATACGAAATATGAATTTTATAATTTGCTTCATTTCATTGATAACGAACTAATGCCAGCTATGCTAAAAGAAGGATACCATAATCCAATCGCTCCTTTGGATCTTATCCTTGGCTACTCTGGATGTCATTCTAGTTTTATCGCTCTTTATAAAGAAGTGGCTAAGAAAAAGAAAGTGGACCTATACAAGTTAATTGTAGAAGTATCAAAAATCAATCAAAAAAATCCTTCGCTAGAATTAATAGAGCTCACAGCTAATCAAATTAAATAA
- a CDS encoding LysR family transcriptional regulator, whose protein sequence is MNKDLIETFLTVSKVKNISKAANLLYVSQETVSHRLKILEDKVGAILVIRNKGIKRAELTLAGQNFLPLAQNWFNLNSELEDFCYRPQVIELSIGTVNSVNNYLFSGFYNKLKNDPLDWRLTIKTMHTEELYEQVALNTVDVGFPLSHISHKQITIKKVHSEKLMVISRKPIASKKVLMPGDLDGDKQIYINWGSTYRHWHSRYFPSYIKPKFAVDTAKIALDLLDEDSWFFAPYSICLNLRKQQGIVISALAVETPARELFMIYDPSLYKRKRREIVLFQWRILHYIREQEKNMLEMVRRFYTENQLEYVFDKDYL, encoded by the coding sequence ATGAATAAAGATTTAATAGAAACATTCCTCACTGTTTCCAAAGTTAAAAATATTAGTAAAGCCGCAAACCTTTTATATGTGTCGCAGGAAACTGTGAGCCATCGCCTAAAAATTTTAGAAGATAAAGTAGGCGCTATATTAGTAATAAGGAACAAGGGGATTAAAAGAGCTGAGCTTACTTTGGCGGGACAAAACTTTTTACCATTAGCGCAAAATTGGTTCAATTTGAATTCTGAGCTGGAAGATTTTTGTTATAGGCCACAAGTAATAGAATTATCTATTGGAACTGTCAATAGTGTAAATAATTATTTATTTAGTGGGTTTTATAATAAACTCAAAAATGATCCATTAGATTGGAGATTAACGATAAAGACAATGCATACGGAAGAGTTATATGAACAAGTCGCGTTGAACACGGTGGATGTGGGATTTCCTTTGAGTCATATTTCGCATAAACAAATTACAATAAAAAAAGTTCATTCTGAAAAATTGATGGTAATTAGTCGAAAGCCTATTGCATCAAAAAAGGTGCTTATGCCAGGTGATTTGGATGGAGATAAGCAAATATATATTAATTGGGGATCAACGTATCGACACTGGCATTCACGTTATTTCCCATCATACATTAAACCTAAATTTGCGGTAGATACGGCAAAAATTGCATTGGATTTATTAGATGAAGATTCTTGGTTTTTTGCTCCATATAGCATTTGTCTTAATTTAAGGAAACAACAAGGCATTGTTATATCAGCTTTAGCGGTAGAAACACCAGCTAGGGAATTATTTATGATATATGATCCGTCATTATATAAACGCAAACGGAGAGAGATAGTCTTATTTCAATGGAGAATTCTTCATTACATACGAGAACAAGAAAAAAATATGTTAGAGATGGTAAGAAGATTTTATACAGAGAATCAATTAGAATATGTATTTGATAAAGATTATTTATGA
- the folE gene encoding GTP cyclohydrolase I translates to MIDKEAIAVHVRGILAALGADPDRAGLKETPQRVANMYEEVFAGMNYSNQELAALFAKTFAVADDNDVTAAMTADKDRIVVMKDIEFFSYCEHHLALMYDMKATVAYIPGNMVIGLSKIARICDMAGRRLQLQERIGADIADILSRITGSQDIAVLIEGRHSCVTCRGIRKTNTKTCTAELRGRFKTETALQLYLK, encoded by the coding sequence ATGATTGACAAGGAAGCTATTGCGGTGCATGTTCGCGGGATTTTAGCGGCCCTCGGCGCCGATCCGGACCGCGCCGGGCTGAAGGAAACGCCGCAACGTGTTGCCAATATGTATGAAGAGGTTTTTGCCGGCATGAATTATTCCAATCAGGAGTTGGCAGCGCTTTTTGCTAAGACTTTTGCCGTTGCAGACGATAACGATGTGACAGCAGCGATGACGGCAGATAAAGATCGCATTGTCGTCATGAAGGATATTGAGTTTTTTTCGTATTGTGAACACCATTTGGCACTCATGTACGACATGAAGGCCACTGTCGCCTATATTCCCGGCAACATGGTCATCGGCTTGTCCAAGATCGCCAGGATCTGTGACATGGCCGGCAGGCGGCTTCAGCTGCAAGAGCGAATCGGAGCGGATATAGCCGACATTCTTTCCCGAATTACGGGCAGTCAGGATATTGCCGTTCTGATTGAAGGCCGGCACAGTTGTGTGACTTGCCGCGGTATCCGCAAGACGAATACGAAAACCTGCACGGCGGAACTGCGCGGACGATTCAAGACGGAAACAGCGTTGCAGCTGTATTTGAAATAA
- a CDS encoding phosphoglycerate dehydrogenase encodes MKTYIFDPISPDALSYAKENLDVITWDDPRINDIKEAEACIVRTYKISKELIDSMPHLRIIAKHGVGTDNIDIPYAKSKKIVITNTPVANSNSVAEQTIALILDCARKITWSHNCNEKGLERNQPMFLKGYEITGKRLGLIGIGHIGYLVGTRLKAGFNMDILAYDPFISKEKCNDMGFQYERDLNTLIQTCDIISISVPLNDSTKNMISNKELSLMSTSTILINTSRGGIVNEEDLYEALQNHQILGAGFDAFIEEPLPAHHKLFTCPNFVGTPHNGANTYEALTRMGKGAVGEIIRFEKGVPTLTNIGFNNLP; translated from the coding sequence ATGAAGACATATATTTTCGATCCAATATCCCCCGACGCATTAAGCTATGCAAAAGAAAATTTGGATGTCATCACTTGGGATGATCCCAGAATAAACGATATAAAAGAAGCTGAAGCATGCATAGTAAGAACTTATAAAATTAGTAAAGAACTAATTGACAGCATGCCCCATCTCCGTATTATTGCCAAACATGGTGTCGGCACAGATAATATTGATATTCCCTATGCTAAAAGCAAAAAAATTGTAATTACCAATACCCCAGTCGCAAATTCGAATTCTGTTGCTGAACAGACAATTGCCTTAATACTAGATTGTGCTCGTAAAATTACTTGGTCTCATAATTGCAACGAAAAAGGATTAGAACGTAATCAGCCGATGTTTCTCAAAGGCTATGAAATAACAGGTAAACGTCTAGGCTTAATTGGTATTGGACATATTGGTTATCTTGTCGGTACTAGGCTAAAAGCCGGCTTTAACATGGATATTCTAGCTTACGATCCATTTATTTCAAAAGAAAAATGTAATGACATGGGATTTCAGTATGAAAGAGATTTAAATACACTTATACAAACTTGTGACATAATATCAATATCAGTCCCATTAAATGACTCCACTAAAAATATGATCAGCAACAAGGAACTATCTTTAATGTCCACTTCAACCATTTTAATAAATACGTCTCGCGGTGGAATTGTAAACGAAGAGGATCTCTATGAAGCTTTACAAAATCATCAAATCTTAGGTGCTGGTTTTGATGCTTTTATCGAAGAACCATTACCTGCTCATCATAAACTATTTACTTGTCCTAATTTTGTAGGCACGCCCCATAATGGTGCTAATACTTATGAAGCACTTACTAGGATGGGGAAAGGAGCCGTTGGTGAAATCATTCGCTTCGAAAAAGGGGTACCTACCTTAACAAACATCGGATTCAATAATCTGCCATAA
- the queC gene encoding 7-cyano-7-deazaguanine synthase QueC, translating into MKALVLSSGGIDSTTALAMAVAEHGSDNVITLSIYYGQKHRKELAAAASIADYYRVRHLEINLDAVFQYSNCALLQQSTEAVPQATYAEQIAATGGEKPVATYVPFRNGLFLSAAAGVALSEGCDLLYYGVHAEDAAGFAYPDCSPAFQAGISVAIWAGSGHQLRVVAPFLHWYKRDIVRQGLALNVPYERTWSCYAGGEVPCGVCGTCRERAAAFAANGAVDPAVERRTP; encoded by the coding sequence TTGAAAGCACTTGTTCTATCTAGCGGCGGTATCGATTCGACGACGGCCCTGGCCATGGCCGTTGCGGAACACGGCAGCGATAACGTCATCACCTTATCCATATATTACGGACAGAAGCATCGGAAGGAACTGGCCGCGGCAGCGTCAATTGCCGATTACTATCGGGTCAGGCACTTGGAAATCAATCTTGACGCCGTTTTTCAATACAGCAATTGCGCATTGTTGCAGCAATCGACAGAAGCTGTGCCACAGGCCACGTATGCAGAACAGATTGCAGCGACAGGAGGAGAAAAGCCGGTAGCGACATACGTTCCCTTTCGCAATGGCCTCTTTCTTTCGGCTGCCGCCGGTGTCGCTTTAAGTGAAGGGTGTGACCTTCTTTATTACGGTGTCCATGCGGAAGATGCCGCCGGTTTCGCTTATCCCGACTGCTCGCCGGCGTTTCAGGCCGGTATCAGCGTCGCCATTTGGGCCGGATCGGGCCATCAGCTTCGCGTTGTGGCGCCGTTTCTGCATTGGTATAAGCGCGATATCGTCAGACAGGGACTGGCCTTGAACGTTCCTTATGAACGGACGTGGTCTTGTTATGCCGGCGGCGAAGTGCCGTGCGGCGTCTGCGGCACCTGTCGGGAACGGGCGGCGGCCTTTGCTGCTAACGGCGCCGTTGATCCGGCGGTGGAAAGGAGAACGCCATGA
- a CDS encoding MFS transporter: MNKKKTHYRWFVLAMIFCIYAVAGADRSNIGMVVPYMKESFSLSNTDIGAMASFFYLAYAIVQIPAGHLYSKKGIRGFYSISILLTSIATFIMGIADSAMHLKGARTLLGLAEGPINIGSITTINKWFPTQEKGMATGIYLSSIKFAPAFVPPLCAWIILSFGWRTVFYAFAIPGIFLAVLWYILIRDNPRNSQYTNEAEVYYIEHPTITLNNVKNKSATTIKNPDGAIDKIIRTKLIEPLSTNSEILRSWSIWADAAGYFFLVAITYTIMTWIPTYLAQVKQFTIIKVGLVASAPWVGAVLGNIIGGTLSDKLFHSRRKPVMLITAISTVFLMYSLKFAPDDMTILGILLLLAGIFLNLGYSMFLAYPMGIATKEKVSFAASIVNTAGSLGGAFGPFAVGLILDSFGWDSVFPFLASMSAIVFILLLTMIEPLQKTPSTEDTIEKHH, encoded by the coding sequence ATGAATAAAAAAAAGACGCACTATCGTTGGTTTGTTCTGGCAATGATTTTCTGTATTTACGCGGTAGCTGGTGCTGACCGCTCCAATATAGGCATGGTAGTTCCTTACATGAAAGAGAGCTTTTCATTAAGTAATACAGATATAGGCGCTATGGCTAGTTTTTTCTATTTAGCTTACGCAATTGTACAAATTCCTGCAGGACATTTATATAGTAAAAAAGGAATACGCGGATTCTACTCCATTTCTATATTATTGACTTCTATTGCTACTTTTATTATGGGTATTGCTGACTCTGCAATGCATCTCAAAGGAGCTCGAACATTGCTAGGTCTTGCAGAAGGTCCTATCAATATTGGTTCAATTACCACAATCAATAAGTGGTTTCCTACACAAGAAAAAGGGATGGCAACTGGCATTTACTTGTCTTCCATCAAGTTTGCTCCTGCTTTTGTCCCGCCTCTTTGTGCCTGGATTATTTTAAGCTTTGGTTGGCGCACTGTATTTTATGCATTTGCTATTCCTGGTATATTCTTAGCTGTACTTTGGTATATTTTAATCAGAGATAATCCACGTAATAGTCAATATACTAATGAAGCCGAAGTATATTATATAGAACACCCAACAATTACCCTTAATAATGTTAAGAACAAATCAGCAACTACTATAAAGAATCCCGATGGAGCTATTGATAAAATTATTCGAACAAAACTTATAGAACCCTTAAGTACAAATTCGGAAATATTAAGATCTTGGAGTATATGGGCTGATGCTGCTGGATATTTTTTCTTGGTTGCAATCACATACACTATTATGACTTGGATTCCTACTTACCTGGCACAAGTAAAGCAATTTACAATTATTAAAGTCGGATTAGTTGCATCTGCCCCTTGGGTTGGTGCTGTTTTAGGCAATATAATTGGCGGTACTCTTTCAGACAAGTTATTTCATAGTCGCCGTAAACCAGTTATGTTGATTACAGCAATTAGCACAGTTTTCTTAATGTATTCTTTAAAATTTGCTCCTGATGACATGACGATCCTTGGCATTTTATTACTGCTTGCTGGGATATTTTTAAATCTTGGTTACTCAATGTTTCTAGCTTATCCAATGGGGATTGCTACAAAAGAAAAAGTATCATTTGCTGCTTCTATTGTAAATACAGCAGGATCATTAGGAGGCGCTTTCGGCCCATTTGCAGTAGGATTAATTTTAGATTCTTTTGGTTGGGATAGCGTCTTTCCATTTCTAGCAAGCATGTCCGCAATTGTATTTATTTTATTGCTAACAATGATTGAACCTCTCCAAAAAACACCCTCTACGGAAGATACAATTGAAAAACATCATTAA